From the Aquitalea magnusonii genome, one window contains:
- a CDS encoding DUF4123 domain-containing protein, translating into MLHVQKTKSHTTAEWLDELLTQVRQEKQNQLFAMIDLADDKNFILQTIRYHSTEPAHRLLLDNTAHQSVAESGPVLIAINTEQQPQVKLLLELMQIIENEPRLIFLIAQAHINLDQLTQRLTQATQVELEDGLLPMIFRFYDPRCLHIALSNLSPAEFKFLFEPIHAIHWQDRDGISSRINRPTEFSSLPDWPHQVLHLSDGSVQALSAWQQAEKWQQTHEATPDKFGLDNKEAMMQLLYQMQLLADEENLLSEPERNAFIDEKLQNTGKTNNHLKGN; encoded by the coding sequence ATGTTGCATGTACAAAAAACCAAATCGCATACAACAGCAGAATGGCTAGATGAATTGCTCACCCAAGTACGGCAAGAAAAGCAAAACCAGCTATTTGCCATGATTGATCTGGCAGATGATAAGAATTTTATTCTGCAAACCATTCGATACCATTCCACAGAACCAGCCCATCGTCTGTTGCTGGACAATACGGCTCACCAGTCTGTAGCCGAATCCGGGCCGGTATTAATTGCCATCAACACGGAGCAACAACCACAAGTAAAACTATTACTGGAATTAATGCAAATTATAGAAAATGAACCACGTCTCATTTTCCTCATCGCACAAGCACATATCAATCTGGATCAACTTACTCAACGTTTAACACAAGCCACACAAGTGGAACTGGAGGATGGCCTGCTACCCATGATATTTCGTTTTTACGATCCACGCTGTTTACATATAGCACTCAGCAATTTATCCCCTGCCGAATTCAAATTTCTCTTTGAACCCATTCACGCCATTCACTGGCAAGACCGGGATGGCATTTCCAGTCGGATAAACCGCCCAACTGAGTTCTCCTCTTTGCCGGACTGGCCTCATCAGGTACTACACCTGAGCGATGGTAGCGTACAAGCATTGAGCGCCTGGCAGCAGGCCGAAAAATGGCAACAAACCCATGAAGCCACCCCTGATAAATTTGGCCTGGATAATAAAGAAGCCATGATGCAACTCCTCTATCAAATGCAACTACTGGCCGATGAGGAAAATCTGCTTTCCGAACCAGAGCGCAATGCCTTTATTGATGAAAAACTGCAAAACACAGGAAAAACAAACAACCACCTCAAGGGTAATTAA
- a CDS encoding DUF3304 domain-containing protein has protein sequence MDAFPGAAQQLRDMRHWRRQLWWHGIRWLKRALLCLLLPWLAACSSLAGPGGGLIGVPTHLYDFNPHIYTVKSVTFEFLGVAGVSGGEECCATLPRTWRPGLMATVRWVEDPNPCLGCAPNMDKERSKFLEYVKKKEASYQHYSAQVEIPPYQDTYGINLAFLPCHQVRLVIDSKQVFPTLAKWRAEAKQLEGQSCPKAQ, from the coding sequence TTGGATGCCTTCCCCGGTGCTGCCCAGCAACTGCGCGATATGCGCCATTGGCGGCGACAGCTCTGGTGGCACGGCATCCGCTGGCTTAAACGCGCGCTGCTCTGCCTGCTGCTGCCCTGGCTGGCGGCTTGCTCCAGCCTGGCCGGGCCGGGTGGCGGGCTAATTGGCGTGCCTACCCATTTGTATGACTTCAACCCGCATATCTACACCGTCAAATCCGTCACGTTTGAGTTTCTGGGTGTAGCCGGGGTGTCCGGCGGCGAGGAGTGCTGCGCCACGCTGCCACGCACCTGGCGTCCCGGCCTGATGGCCACCGTGCGCTGGGTGGAGGATCCCAATCCTTGCCTGGGGTGCGCACCCAATATGGATAAAGAAAGAAGCAAATTTCTTGAATATGTGAAAAAGAAAGAAGCCAGCTACCAGCACTACAGCGCGCAGGTGGAGATTCCGCCGTACCAGGATACCTATGGCATCAATCTGGCTTTCTTGCCCTGCCATCAGGTCAGGCTGGTGATTGATAGCAAACAGGTTTTTCCCACATTGGCCAAGTGGAGAGCCGAAGCCAAACAACTGGAGGGTCAGTCATGTCCGAAAGCACAATAA
- a CDS encoding DUF3304 domain-containing protein, which yields MSESTINLEHAQLAAPWDEQLDAFPSDAQELRNTRYLQQQLWRHGIRWLKRALLCLLLPWLAACASLAGPGGGLIGVPTHLYDFNPHIYTVISAEFEFLGKSAVFAGEVCCATLPRTWRPGLMATVRWVEDPNPCLGCGPKDDEAFHQYMKKIRASYQHYSAQVEIPRYGSTCGLNLVFLPCHQVRLVLDCQQKYPLINQWEAEAKQMEGQSCPKAQ from the coding sequence ATGTCCGAAAGCACAATAAACCTGGAGCACGCCCAACTGGCCGCCCCCTGGGATGAGCAGTTGGATGCCTTCCCCAGTGATGCCCAGGAATTACGCAACACGCGCTATTTGCAGCAACAGCTCTGGCGGCACGGCATCCGCTGGCTTAAACGCGCGCTGCTCTGCCTGCTGCTGCCCTGGCTGGCAGCGTGCGCCAGCCTGGCCGGGCCGGGTGGCGGGCTGATTGGCGTGCCTACCCATCTGTATGACTTCAACCCGCATATCTACACCGTCATCAGTGCCGAGTTTGAGTTTCTGGGTAAGTCCGCGGTTTTTGCCGGCGAGGTGTGCTGCGCCACGCTGCCACGCACCTGGCGTCCCGGCCTGATGGCCACCGTGCGCTGGGTGGAGGACCCCAATCCTTGCTTGGGGTGCGGCCCGAAGGACGATGAAGCATTTCACCAATACATGAAAAAGATTCGGGCCAGCTACCAGCACTACAGCGCGCAGGTGGAGATTCCACGATATGGCAGTACCTGCGGCCTGAATCTGGTGTTCCTGCCCTGCCATCAGGTACGGCTGGTACTGGATTGCCAACAGAAATATCCACTGATTAATCAATGGGAAGCCGAAGCCAAACAGATGGAGGGTCAGTCATGTCCGAAAGCACAATAA
- a CDS encoding T6SS phospholipase effector Tle1-like catalytic domain-containing protein, producing MSESTINLEHAQLAAPWDEQLDAFPSDAQELRNTRYVQQQEMQEACLAARAQRRPPPCGLVTNVSLFFDGTNNHMETDLPNNSHSNIARLFQASIQGKRAARDGYFSYYLQGVGTQFKEIHEMSFSAAGLKYAAGGQMRILWGLTRLIDALRKSKSPDPDRPEDLPDDEAYRIACDMVNGELNHWDTKRQGPVPPSKRRHQAMRNGMASIIQHLELQQAPKLAGLRVHVYGFSRGAAEARAFLHWLLELCEYGEDGKYRLFGVPVKVPFVGLFDTVASVGLAAIRPPALGHMDWADHTMPLPQAPGFIGQHVHLVAAHEQRICFPLDSTRLPSGRYPAGNLGEFVYPGVHSDVGGGYGLREQGRCGGEVGMQLSQIALRRMYLLAFRAAAPMTVPKEFYDTSEGKLASIESWRWMPREVRDNVFFVSPELITRFNAWAQLRDCAEDTLEKIVVKQTALITAWRIERFAGGLGGSGGVQQEQTAAFRRIPPDDAMHNDWAKTAWRQAQAHEQAQDELAAVINRPGSTMRDVQKAQDKVAANPAPPGVVDPRSGQVVPGLSVPSPAKDFDPSMDHSQLREAALEFREDYLHWRRVNHLFNEKGKCLPTPLAEPGQASLIDSDPDWKRPWHLTWTLIGLWLSTLFSRPINPDHEYEGVYLLREGEQRWRDVGNGQGLTAAANRDLLALFDEHIHDSRAWFMVAATGNRETDGSYFRLRTILYDDITNKRYLNALQKAAASCEPPARAQAQPAELAGQQGGG from the coding sequence ATGTCCGAAAGCACAATAAACCTGGAACACGCCCAACTGGCCGCTCCCTGGGATGAGCAGCTGGATGCCTTCCCCAGTGATGCCCAGGAATTACGCAACACGCGCTATGTGCAGCAACAGGAAATGCAGGAGGCCTGCCTGGCCGCGCGCGCCCAGCGCCGCCCGCCCCCTTGCGGGCTGGTGACCAATGTGTCGCTGTTCTTCGATGGCACCAACAACCATATGGAAACCGACCTGCCAAATAATAGCCATTCCAATATCGCCCGCCTGTTTCAGGCCTCCATTCAGGGAAAGCGCGCGGCACGTGATGGCTATTTTTCCTACTATCTGCAAGGGGTGGGCACCCAGTTCAAGGAAATCCATGAAATGAGCTTCTCCGCTGCCGGGCTGAAATACGCCGCGGGCGGACAGATGCGCATTTTGTGGGGGCTGACTCGGCTGATTGATGCGCTGCGCAAATCGAAAAGCCCGGACCCGGATCGCCCGGAAGACTTGCCGGATGATGAGGCCTATCGCATTGCCTGCGACATGGTGAATGGCGAGTTGAATCACTGGGATACCAAGCGGCAGGGGCCGGTGCCGCCCAGCAAGCGCCGCCACCAGGCCATGCGCAATGGCATGGCTTCCATCATCCAGCATCTGGAGCTGCAGCAAGCACCCAAACTGGCTGGTTTGCGGGTGCATGTGTATGGCTTCTCCCGTGGTGCAGCCGAGGCGCGCGCCTTCTTGCACTGGCTGCTGGAACTGTGCGAGTACGGCGAGGATGGCAAGTACCGGCTGTTTGGCGTGCCGGTCAAGGTGCCGTTTGTCGGCCTGTTCGATACCGTGGCCTCGGTGGGGCTGGCCGCCATCCGCCCGCCGGCGCTGGGCCATATGGACTGGGCGGACCATACCATGCCGCTGCCGCAGGCCCCCGGCTTTATCGGCCAGCATGTGCACCTGGTGGCGGCGCACGAGCAGCGCATCTGCTTTCCGCTGGATTCCACCCGCCTGCCGTCCGGCCGCTACCCGGCAGGTAATCTGGGCGAATTTGTCTACCCCGGCGTGCATTCTGATGTCGGCGGTGGCTACGGCCTGCGCGAGCAGGGCCGCTGTGGTGGCGAGGTGGGCATGCAGCTGTCGCAGATTGCCCTGCGCCGCATGTACCTGCTGGCTTTCCGTGCCGCTGCGCCAATGACGGTGCCGAAAGAATTCTACGACACCAGCGAAGGCAAGCTGGCCAGTATCGAAAGCTGGCGCTGGATGCCTAGAGAAGTGCGAGATAATGTTTTTTTTGTATCACCTGAGCTCATTACCCGCTTCAACGCCTGGGCACAACTGCGCGACTGCGCCGAAGACACGCTGGAAAAAATCGTGGTCAAGCAAACCGCGCTGATCACCGCCTGGCGCATCGAACGCTTTGCCGGTGGCCTGGGTGGCAGCGGCGGGGTGCAGCAGGAACAAACCGCCGCCTTCCGCCGTATTCCGCCGGACGATGCCATGCATAACGACTGGGCCAAAACCGCCTGGCGGCAAGCGCAAGCGCATGAACAGGCACAGGACGAACTGGCCGCCGTGATCAACCGCCCCGGCAGCACCATGCGCGATGTACAAAAAGCGCAGGACAAAGTGGCGGCCAACCCGGCCCCGCCCGGCGTGGTGGACCCGCGCAGCGGCCAGGTGGTGCCGGGGCTGAGCGTGCCATCCCCCGCCAAGGACTTCGACCCCAGCATGGACCACTCACAGTTGCGCGAAGCGGCGCTGGAGTTTCGCGAAGACTACCTGCACTGGCGGCGGGTCAACCACCTGTTCAATGAAAAGGGCAAGTGCCTGCCCACCCCGCTGGCCGAGCCGGGCCAGGCCAGCCTGATTGACAGCGACCCGGACTGGAAACGCCCCTGGCATTTGACCTGGACCCTGATTGGCCTGTGGCTGAGCACGCTGTTCTCCCGCCCGATCAACCCGGACCACGAATACGAAGGGGTTTATTTGCTGCGCGAAGGCGAGCAACGCTGGCGTGACGTGGGCAATGGCCAGGGGCTGACCGCCGCGGCCAACCGCGATCTGCTGGCCTTGTTTGACGAGCACATACACGACTCGCGCGCCTGGTTCATGGTGGCAGCCACCGGCAACCGCGAGACAGACGGCAGCTACTTCCGGCTGCGGACCATTCTGTACGACGACATCACCAACAAGCGCTATCTGAACGCCTTGCAAAAAGCGGCGGCAAGCTGCGAACCGCCAGCCAGGGCTCAGGCACAGCCGGCGGAATTGGCCGGGCAGCAAGGGGGTGGTTAA